One segment of Salvelinus alpinus chromosome 1, SLU_Salpinus.1, whole genome shotgun sequence DNA contains the following:
- the LOC139537524 gene encoding COP9 signalosome complex subunit 4-like isoform X3 — MAAGVRQELAQLMNSSGSHKDLAGKYRQILEKAIQFTDAEQLESLKAFVEAMVNENVSLVISRQLLTDFCTNIPSLPDSTAKSVYHFTLEKIQPRVISFEEQVASIRQHLSTIYEKEEDWRNAAQVLVGIPLETGQKQYNVDYKLDTYLKIARLYLEDDDPVQAEAYINRASLLQNESTNEQLQVHYKVCYARVLDYRRKFIEAAQRYNELSYKSIVHETERLEALKHALHCTILASAGQQRSRMLATLFKDERCQQLAAYGILEKMYLDRIIRGNQLQEFAAMLMPHQKATTGDGSSILDRAVIEHNLLSASKLYNNITFEELGALLEIPPAKPPPTAF, encoded by the exons ATGGCGGCTGGAGTGAGACAGGAGCTTGCACAACTTATGAATTCAAGCGGATCTCACAAAGATCTCGCTGGAAA ATATCGACAGATTCTGGAGAAGGCCATCCAATTCACAGATGCAGAACAATTGGAATCATTAAAAGCATTCGTCGAAGCAA TGGTCAATGAGAACGTCAGCTTAGTGATTTCTAGACAGCTGCTGACAGACTTCTGCACAAACATACCCAGTCTTCCTGACAGCACAGCCAAGTCAGTTTACCACTTCACACTAGAGAAGATACAGCCCAGGGTCATCTCATTTGAAGAACAG GTGGCCTCCATCAGACAGCACTTATCCACCATCTATGAGAAGGAGGAGGACTGGAGAAACGCTGCTCAGGTTCTAGTGGGCATTCCTCTGGAGACAGGACAGAA GCAGTACAACGTAGACTATAAGTTGGACACGTACCTGAAGATCGCCCGTCTGTACCTGGAGGATGATGACCCTGTTCAGGCCGAGGCCTACATCAACAGAGCCTCTCTGCTACAGAACGAGTCCACCAACGAACAGCTACAGGTCCACTACAAAGTGTGCTACGCCAGAGTGTTGGACTACAGGAGGAAGTTTATCGAGGCTGCACAGCGGTACAACGAGCTCTCTTACAAGTCCATCGTCCACGAGACAGAGCGTCTAGAGGCCCTGAAACACGCTCTTCATTGCACCATCCTGGCATCAGCAG gCCAGCAGCGCTCCCGTATGTTAGCCACCCTGTTTAAAGACGAGCGCTGTCAGCAGCTGGCGGCCTACGGCATCCTAGAGAAGATGTACCTGGACCGCATAATCAGGGGGAACCAGCTGCAGGAGTTTGCTGCCATGCTTATGCCCCACCAGAAAGCCACCACTGGGGATG GCTCCAGCATATTGGACAGAGCTGTTATTGAACACAACCTGCTGTCTGCTAGCAAACTTTACAACAACATCACGTTTGAAGAGCTAGGGGCGCTTCTGGAGATCCCTCCCGCTAAG ccgcccccaacggcattttag
- the LOC139537524 gene encoding COP9 signalosome complex subunit 4-like isoform X1, with protein sequence MAAGVRQELAQLMNSSGSHKDLAGKYRQILEKAIQFTDAEQLESLKAFVEAMVNENVSLVISRQLLTDFCTNIPSLPDSTAKSVYHFTLEKIQPRVISFEEQVASIRQHLSTIYEKEEDWRNAAQVLVGIPLETGQKQYNVDYKLDTYLKIARLYLEDDDPVQAEAYINRASLLQNESTNEQLQVHYKVCYARVLDYRRKFIEAAQRYNELSYKSIVHETERLEALKHALHCTILASAGQQRSRMLATLFKDERCQQLAAYGILEKMYLDRIIRGNQLQEFAAMLMPHQKATTGDGSSILDRAVIEHNLLSASKLYNNITFEELGALLEIPPAKDDYLHGEVPGYRCSLAEKIASQMITEGRMNGFIDQIDGIVHFETREPLPTWDKQIQSLCFQVNNLLEKITAAAPEWTAQAMEAQMAQ encoded by the exons ATGGCGGCTGGAGTGAGACAGGAGCTTGCACAACTTATGAATTCAAGCGGATCTCACAAAGATCTCGCTGGAAA ATATCGACAGATTCTGGAGAAGGCCATCCAATTCACAGATGCAGAACAATTGGAATCATTAAAAGCATTCGTCGAAGCAA TGGTCAATGAGAACGTCAGCTTAGTGATTTCTAGACAGCTGCTGACAGACTTCTGCACAAACATACCCAGTCTTCCTGACAGCACAGCCAAGTCAGTTTACCACTTCACACTAGAGAAGATACAGCCCAGGGTCATCTCATTTGAAGAACAG GTGGCCTCCATCAGACAGCACTTATCCACCATCTATGAGAAGGAGGAGGACTGGAGAAACGCTGCTCAGGTTCTAGTGGGCATTCCTCTGGAGACAGGACAGAA GCAGTACAACGTAGACTATAAGTTGGACACGTACCTGAAGATCGCCCGTCTGTACCTGGAGGATGATGACCCTGTTCAGGCCGAGGCCTACATCAACAGAGCCTCTCTGCTACAGAACGAGTCCACCAACGAACAGCTACAGGTCCACTACAAAGTGTGCTACGCCAGAGTGTTGGACTACAGGAGGAAGTTTATCGAGGCTGCACAGCGGTACAACGAGCTCTCTTACAAGTCCATCGTCCACGAGACAGAGCGTCTAGAGGCCCTGAAACACGCTCTTCATTGCACCATCCTGGCATCAGCAG gCCAGCAGCGCTCCCGTATGTTAGCCACCCTGTTTAAAGACGAGCGCTGTCAGCAGCTGGCGGCCTACGGCATCCTAGAGAAGATGTACCTGGACCGCATAATCAGGGGGAACCAGCTGCAGGAGTTTGCTGCCATGCTTATGCCCCACCAGAAAGCCACCACTGGGGATG GCTCCAGCATATTGGACAGAGCTGTTATTGAACACAACCTGCTGTCTGCTAGCAAACTTTACAACAACATCACGTTTGAAGAGCTAGGGGCGCTTCTGGAGATCCCTCCCGCTAAG GACGATTATCTCCATGGTGAGGTCCCTGGTTACAGATGCAGTCTG GCTGAGAAGATCGCCTCCCAGATGATAACAGAGGGACGCATGAACGGCTTTATTGACCAGATAGATGGAATCGTCCACTTTGAGA cacGGGAGCCCCTGCCCACCTGGGACAAGCAGATCCAGTCTCTATGTTTTCAGGTGAACAACCTGCTGGAAAAGATCACTGCTGCTGCTCCTGAGTGGACAGCCCAGGCCATGGAGGCTCAGATGGCCCAGTAG
- the LOC139537524 gene encoding COP9 signalosome complex subunit 4-like isoform X2: MAAGVRQELAQLMNSSGSHKDLAGKYRQILEKAIQFTDAEQLESLKAFVEAMVNENVSLVISRQLLTDFCTNIPSLPDSTAKSVYHFTLEKIQPRVISFEEQVASIRQHLSTIYEKEEDWRNAAQVLVGIPLETGQKQYNVDYKLDTYLKIARLYLEDDDPVQAEAYINRASLLQNESTNEQLQVHYKVCYARVLDYRRKFIEAAQRYNELSYKSIVHETERLEALKHALHCTILASAGQQRSRMLATLFKDERCQQLAAYGILEKMYLDRIIRGNQLQEFAAMLMPHQKATTGDGSSILDRAVIEHNLLSASKLYNNITFEELGALLEIPPAKAEKIASQMITEGRMNGFIDQIDGIVHFETREPLPTWDKQIQSLCFQVNNLLEKITAAAPEWTAQAMEAQMAQ, encoded by the exons ATGGCGGCTGGAGTGAGACAGGAGCTTGCACAACTTATGAATTCAAGCGGATCTCACAAAGATCTCGCTGGAAA ATATCGACAGATTCTGGAGAAGGCCATCCAATTCACAGATGCAGAACAATTGGAATCATTAAAAGCATTCGTCGAAGCAA TGGTCAATGAGAACGTCAGCTTAGTGATTTCTAGACAGCTGCTGACAGACTTCTGCACAAACATACCCAGTCTTCCTGACAGCACAGCCAAGTCAGTTTACCACTTCACACTAGAGAAGATACAGCCCAGGGTCATCTCATTTGAAGAACAG GTGGCCTCCATCAGACAGCACTTATCCACCATCTATGAGAAGGAGGAGGACTGGAGAAACGCTGCTCAGGTTCTAGTGGGCATTCCTCTGGAGACAGGACAGAA GCAGTACAACGTAGACTATAAGTTGGACACGTACCTGAAGATCGCCCGTCTGTACCTGGAGGATGATGACCCTGTTCAGGCCGAGGCCTACATCAACAGAGCCTCTCTGCTACAGAACGAGTCCACCAACGAACAGCTACAGGTCCACTACAAAGTGTGCTACGCCAGAGTGTTGGACTACAGGAGGAAGTTTATCGAGGCTGCACAGCGGTACAACGAGCTCTCTTACAAGTCCATCGTCCACGAGACAGAGCGTCTAGAGGCCCTGAAACACGCTCTTCATTGCACCATCCTGGCATCAGCAG gCCAGCAGCGCTCCCGTATGTTAGCCACCCTGTTTAAAGACGAGCGCTGTCAGCAGCTGGCGGCCTACGGCATCCTAGAGAAGATGTACCTGGACCGCATAATCAGGGGGAACCAGCTGCAGGAGTTTGCTGCCATGCTTATGCCCCACCAGAAAGCCACCACTGGGGATG GCTCCAGCATATTGGACAGAGCTGTTATTGAACACAACCTGCTGTCTGCTAGCAAACTTTACAACAACATCACGTTTGAAGAGCTAGGGGCGCTTCTGGAGATCCCTCCCGCTAAG GCTGAGAAGATCGCCTCCCAGATGATAACAGAGGGACGCATGAACGGCTTTATTGACCAGATAGATGGAATCGTCCACTTTGAGA cacGGGAGCCCCTGCCCACCTGGGACAAGCAGATCCAGTCTCTATGTTTTCAGGTGAACAACCTGCTGGAAAAGATCACTGCTGCTGCTCCTGAGTGGACAGCCCAGGCCATGGAGGCTCAGATGGCCCAGTAG
- the LOC139537534 gene encoding serine protease inhibitor Kazal-type 1-like — protein sequence MPGKPTFLLLLIISCLSNVQGASFKKPACYNYQQPGCPFHFEPVCGSNGVTYTNECVLCDTVRETRGKILIVKHGPC from the exons ATGCCTGGAAAACCTACTTTTCTCCTTCTTCTCATCATATCTTGCCTCTCAA ATGTGCAGGGGGCAAGTTTTAAGAAG CCGGCGTGCTACAACTATCAGCAGCCTGGCTGTCCCTTCCACTTTGAGCCTGTGTGCGGATCCAACGGAGTCACTTACACCAacgagtgtgtgttgtgtgacacCGTAAG AGAAACCAGGGGGAAGATACTTATTGTCAAACATGGACCTTGTTGA